Proteins encoded by one window of Antechinus flavipes isolate AdamAnt ecotype Samford, QLD, Australia chromosome 4, AdamAnt_v2, whole genome shotgun sequence:
- the FPGT gene encoding fucose-1-phosphate guanylyltransferase, which translates to MVMATAEAGPDMALYEDTQRKLRKFERLRGRVMEEGEFWDAVVITAADEKQERAYKQQLSRKLQRKELPLGVRYHVFADPAGAKIGNGGSTLCALQCLEEIYGDRWNSFTILLIHSGGYSQRLPNASALGKIFMALPLGCPIYQMLELKLAMYVDFPSHMSPGILVTCADDIELYSVPDDTPLRFDKPGFTALAHPSDLAVGTTHGVFVLKPSGGSEGGDLEYRTCHRFLHKPSVGEMYRSGAVGTKGTPSPKNLAAGDPSAPTSYSDFVYTDSLFYMDHNSARKLLAFYQHLGPLTCEIDAYGDFLQALGPGATVEYTRNTANVTREESPLVRVREDIFRLLRGTPLHVVALHKSKFYHLGTSHEYLQHFSAESALRFELGLLSIAGSVFAGASGGARETPCIIQSIIEPGSRGGPGAVVEYSWLGPDVAIGANSIVSGCHVPARTALPPNSFLCALSLKVKGRSMYATMAYGVEDDLKRKVRALPDIHSLRFSGRGFLDCLDLWGLEVTGDLFSSSDLGLWTARIFPVCPTLRDSVMASLGLLGAVRSLSPFHLSGYQLLSIEEMLLYKDVEDMMRWREHISQEIRLLGGQADESK; encoded by the exons ATGGTCATGGCAACTGCGGAGGCCGGTCCCGACATGGCGCTGTACGAGGACACCCAGCGCAAACTGCGGAAGTTCGAGCGGCTCAGAG GCCGCGTCATGGAGGAGGGAGAGTTCTGGGACGCAGTGGTGATCACAGCGGCCGACGAGAAGCAAGAGCGCGCTTACAAGCAGCAGCTCTCCCGGAAGCTCCAGCGGAAGGAGCTCCCCCTGGGCGTCCGCTACCACGTGTTCGCCGATCCCGCCGGGGCCAAAATCG gaaatggAGGATCGACACTTTGTGCCCTTCAGTGTTTGGAAGAAATATATGGTGATAGATGGAACTCTTTTACCATCCTATTAATTCACTCTG GTGGCTACAGTCAGCGGTTACCCAATGCAAGTGCCCTGGGGAAAATTTTCATGGCTCTGCCTCTTGGTTGCCCAATTTATCAAATGCTGGAGTTAAAACTAGCTATGTACGTTGACTTCCCCTCCCACATGAGCCCTGGGATTCTGGTCACCTGCGCGGATGACATAGAGCTCTACAGCGTTCCAGACGACACTCCCCTGAGGTTCGATAAGCCAGGCTTCACTGCTTTGGCGCATCCTTCGGACTTGGCGGTGGGGACGACGCATGGAGTGTTTGTGTTAAAACCCTCAGGGGGCTCAGAAGGTGGAGACCTGGAGTACAGGACTTGCCACCGCTTCCTGCACAAGCCCAGCGTGGGAGAGATGTACCGGTCAGGTGCGGTAGGCACAAAGGGAACCCCTTCCCCAAAGAACTTGGCTGCAGGGGACCCCAGCGCTCCCACTTCCTACTCTGACTTTGTCTATACAGATAGCTTATTCTACATGGACCATAATTCAGCCCGAAAATTACTGGCTTTTTACCAGCACCTGGGGCCGCTGACCTGTGAAATCGATGCGTACGGAGACTTCCTGCAGGCCCTGGGGCCTGGCGCCACGGTGGAGTACACGAGGAACACGGCCAACGTGACCAGAGAGGAGTCGCCGCTGGTGCGCGTGAGAGAGGACATCTTCCGCCTGCTGCGAGGGACGCCCCTCCACGTGGTGGCCCTCCACAAGTCCAAGTTCTACCACCTCGGCACCTCGCACGAGTACCTGCAGCACTTCTCCGCGGAGAGCGCGCTGAGATTCGAGCTCGGCTTACTCTCCATAGCCGGGAGCGTCTTTGCGGGGGCGTCAGGGGGGGCCCGCGAGACCCCGTGCATCATTCAAAGCATAATAGAGCCGGGCTCTCGCGGGGGGCCGGGCGCAGTGGTGGAGTACTCCTGGCTGGGGCCCGACGTCGCCATTGGCGCCAACAGCATTGTCAGCGGCTGCCACGTCCCCGCCAGGACCGCCCTCCCCCCCAATTCCTTCCTGTGTGCCCTGAGCCTCAAGGTGAAGGGACGCTCGATGTACGCCACGATGGCCTACGGCGTGGAAGACGACTTGAAGCGGAAGGTCAGGGCCCTGCCCGACATCCACTCCCTTCGGTTCTCTGGACGGGGATTCTTGGATTGCTTAGATCTCTGGGGCTTGGAAGTCACAGGAGACCTGTTCTCCAGCAGCGACCTCGGCCTGTGGACCGCTCGCATCTTCCCCGTGTGCCCCACGCTGAGGGACTCGGTGATGGCCTCCCTCGGGCTGCTGGGGGCGGTGAGGAGCCTGTCGCCGTTCCATCTGAGTGGCTACCAGCTCTTGTCCATCGAAGAGATGCTCCTCTACAAGGATGTGGAGGACATGATGAGATGGAGGGAGCACATTTCTCAGGAAATCCGTTTACTGGGGGGCCAAGCCGACGAGTCAAAGTAG